In Erigeron canadensis isolate Cc75 chromosome 1, C_canadensis_v1, whole genome shotgun sequence, a single window of DNA contains:
- the LOC122589988 gene encoding secreted RxLR effector protein 161-like — MENSKKGLVPIQRGTILSTSQSPSSKVEQEKMNGIPYASAIGSIMYAMICTRPDVSCALSMTSRYQQNPGDSHWMAVKNILKYLRNTKDMFLIYGSGEEELVVKGYTDASFQTDRDDSRSQSGYIFILNGGAVSWKSSKQDVVALSTTESEYIAASLAAQEAAWLKKFIADLGVVPSIQEPLEILCDNEGAIAQIKEPRAHQKTRHIERRFNYIRDEVEKGKICIRKVHTDQNIADPLTKLLERPKHESHTCAMGLRYSSDWI, encoded by the coding sequence ATGGAAAACTCTAAGAAAGGTTTAGTACCTATTCAAAGAGGAACTATATTGAGCACTTCTCAATCTCCTAGCTCAAAAGTTGAGCAAGAGAAAATGAATGGAATCCCATATGCATCTGCTATAGGATCCATCATGTATGCTATGATATGCACGAGACCGGACGTGTCATGCGCTTTGAGCATGACAAGTAGATACCAGCAAAATCCAGGAGATAGTCATTGGATGGCTGTCaagaatatattgaaatatcttAGAAATACTAAAGATATGTTCTTAATATATGGATCTGGTGAGGAGGAGCTCGTTGTAAAGGGTTACACGGATGCGAGTTTCCAAACTGATCGAGATGATTCTCGATCACAATCGGGGTACATCTTCATTCTAAATGGAGGAGCTGTTTCTTGGAAAAGCTCGAAGCAAGATGTGGTTGCATTGTCCACTACAGAGTCAGAATACATCGCCGCCTCTTTGGCAGCACAAGAGGCTGCATGGTTGAAGAAATTCATTGCCGATCTAGGGGTTGTTCCTTCCATTCAAGAACCCCTAGAAATCCTTTGTGATAACGAGGGCGCAATTGCTCAAATCAAAGAACCTCGTGCGCATCAAAAGACTAGACACATTGAGCGGAGATTCAACTACATAAGGGATGAAGTTGAAAAGGGAAAGATATGTATTCGCAAAGTTCACACCGATCAAAATATTGCGGACCCACTCACGAAGCTCCTTGAAAGGCCTAAGCATGAAAGTCATACTTGTGCCATGGGACTTCGATATTCTAGTGATTGGATTTga